In Vogesella indigofera, the sequence GGATCTGGCTGTCGAGCACGTCGGCCATCCACTCGCCTTCCGGCTTGTACTTGTAGTCGCGGCGCAGCGAGGCCAGCGTCTTCATCGCCTCCCCCTTCTCGCCGCAGGCCAGCTGCGTGCGCGCCAGCGTCGCGTACAGCACCGGGTTGCGGTGCCAGCTGGCCTTGGACAATTCCAGCGTGGTGCCGTAGGCGTCCTTCGCCTGCGCCAGGTCGCCGTTTTCCAGCGCCACCTCGGCCAGCGCCTTGTGGCGGCGCACCGTCGCCGGCGACAGCTCGGTGGCGCGCTTGAGCACCTGCTGCGCCTGCGCCAGCTCGTGGTTGCCCTGGTACAGCCGCGCCAGCCAGTCGTAGGCCTCCATCACGTGCTCGTTTTCCATCACGATGTGGTGGAACATCGCCAGCGCCGGCTCCACCTGCTTCAGCGAGGCCAGCGACTTGGCCATCCCCAGCTGCGCCCACGGCAGCTCGCGGATCTTCAGCACCTGCTCGTACAGCGCGCGCGCGCTGTCGTAGTCGCCGATCTTCAGGCTCAGACTGCCCTTCAGCTTCATGAAGTCGAGGGTGAACTCGCTGCGCTCGCCGATCTTCTTGTTGCAGGCGTCGATGGCGGCCAGGTATTCGTGGTTCATCAGCGCCTCGTCGACGAAGCGGAAGGCGTCGCGGCGGCGCATCGCGCGCTCCAGCCGCTCGGCCAGCACCTCGCCGGTGAACGGCTTCAGCAGGTAGTCGTCCGGCACCAGCTCGGCGGCGGAGATCACCTTGGCCGCGCGGCGCTCGCCGCTGACGATCATGAACACGCAGGACTGCTTCAGCAGGTTGCGTTCCTTCGCCTCCTCCAGCAGGTACAGGCCGTCGTTGCCGCTGCCGAGGTCGAAATCGCACAGCACCACGTCGAAGTCGTAGCGCATCAGCTTCACCAGCGCGTCACCGGCCTTGCCGGCGTACTCCACCTTCTCGGCGCCGAACGACGCCAGCGTCATCGCCAGCGCGCGCTGCATCTCCGGCACGCTGTCGACGATCAGGAACTGCTTCTTGGCGTAAGGATTGTTGTATTCCTTGTGGTGCCGGCTTTTCTGCACGCTGGTGATGGCGTTGAAGGTCGAGGAGTGGATCGGCTGCTCGCTCATGGTCTGAATTCCCCTTTGCCGCCGTGGCGGACAGCGCTTACTGCGCGCTGAGTTTGTCTTTGGCGTAACGCAAATCCAGCCACTTGATGCCGTGCTCGGCAAAATTGATCTGCAGGCGCACATCGTCGCCGGCGCCCTCGGCATTGATCACCACCCCGTCGCCGAACTTGGTGTGGCGCAGGCCCTGCCCCATCTTCCAGCCGCCAAGGTTGGCCGCCAGCGGCGCCGCCGCGATGCGGCCCTGCGCGTAGCTGTCGCGCACCGGCGCCGCCGTTTTAACGGTAGCAGACAATACCTGCAACAGCTCGGCCGGCAGCTCGTCGACAAAGCGCGAGCGGATCGGATAGCGGCTCTGGCCGTGCAGCATGCGGCTTTGCGCGCTGGACAGGTACAGCCGCTTGCGCGCGCGCGTCATCGCCACGTACATCAGCCGCCGCTCCTCCTCCAGCCCCTTGCCGTCGTTCATGCTGTTCTCGTGCGGGAACAGCCCCTCCTCCAGCCCGCCGACGAACACCGCGTCGAATTCCAGCCCCTTGGCCGCATGCACCGTCATCAGCTGCAGCGCGTCGGCACCGGCGTCGGCCTGGTGGTCGCCGGCCTCCAGGCTGGCCTGGGTCAGGAATTCAATCACCGCCATCGCCGGCTCCTGCGCCAGGAAGCCCAGCGCCGCGTTGACCAGTTCGTCGAGGTTGGCGAGGCGCTCCTCGCCGTCCTTGCGGTCGGCCTCGTACATGGCGCGCAGGCCGGAATCGTCGATGATCAGGCTGATGGTTTCCGCCAGCGTCAGGCCTTCGCAGCGCTGGCGCAGGCTGTCGATCAGGCGCACGAACTCGGCCAGCTTGCCGGCGGTGCGGCCGCCGCCGGCGCCGCACAGCGCCTGCCACAGGCTGACGCCCTGCTCGCGGCTGGCGGTCTGCAGGTTTTCCACGCTGCGCGCGCCGATGCCGCGCGCCGGCACGTTGATCACGCGCAACAGCGCGTTGTCGTCCTCGGGGTTGGCCACCAGCCGCAGATAGGCCAGCGCGTGCTTGATCTCCTGCCGCTCGAAGAAGCGCAGCCCGCCGTAGATGCGGTAGGCGACGCCGCTTTGCACCAGCACGTGTTCCAGGATGCGCGACTGCGCGTTGGAGCGGTACAGCACCGCCATGTCGGCCAGGTTCCAGCCGTCGCGCGCGAGCGCCTTGACCTCGTCGACGATGAACTGCGCCTCTTCGCCGTCGGAATAGGCCTCGTACAGGCGGATCTTGTCGCCGGGGCCGGCGTCGGTCCACAGGCTCTTGCCGAGGCGGCCGTCGTTGCGCTCGATCAGCGCGTTGGCGGCGTCGAGAATGGTGCCTGCCGAGCGGTAGTTCTGCTCCAGCCGGATCGGGCCGCTGACGCCGTAATCGGACAGCAGCGCGCGCATATTGCCGACCTCGGCACCGCGGAAGGCGTAGATCGACTGGTCGTCGTCGCCGACCGCGAACAGCGCGTTGTCCGGCCCGGCCAGCAGCTTCAGCCACGCGTACTGCAGGCGGTTAGTGTCCTGGAACTCGTCGACCAGCACGAAGCGGAAACGGTTGCGGTAGTGCTCAGACAGTGCGGCATTACGGCTGAGCACCTCGTAGCTGCGCAGCAGCAGCTCGGCGAAATCGACCACGCCCTCGCGCTGGCACTGCGCGTCGTAGGCGGCGTACAGCTCGATCAGCTTGCGGGTGTAGGGGTCGTGCGCCGACAGCTCGCCGGCGCGCACGCCGGACTCCTTCTGGCCGTTGATGAACTGCTGCACCTGCTTGGGAGGGAATTTCTCGTCGGAGATGTCGAGGCTCTTCAGCAGGCGCTTGATCGCCGACGACTGGTCGCCGGAATCGAGAATCTGGAAGGTCTGCGGCAGGCCGGCGTCGCGGTAGTGCACGCGCAGGAAGCGGTTGCACAGGCCGTGGAAGGTGCCGATCCACATCGTCTTGACGTTGACCGGGATCATCGCCGCCAGCCGCGTCTGCATCTCGCGCGCCGCCTTGTTGGTAAAGGTCACCGCCAGCACGCCGGCCGGGCTGGTCTGCCCGGTCTGCAGCAGCCAGGCGATGCGCGTGGTCAGCACCCGCGTCTTGCCGCTGCCGGCACCGGCCAGCACCAGCGCGCTCTTGGCGGGCCAGGTGACGGCGGAGAGTTGTTCGGGATTGAGACCGGCGAGCAGATCGTTATTCATGGGGCAGGCTTTGAGGTGACGCGCAAAACGCCGATTCTACACCACCACCCGCCCGGACAAGGTTGGCCGCAACGCATTGCGGCCAACCTTGTCGCCACCGGCCTGCTCAATGAGCGTGAGAAAAGCCGTGCCGGCCGGCGCTGGCGTGATGCGGCGCGCGCTGCCGCCGCGCGCGGATGCCGTCCCACGCCTTCTCGTGGAAGTAGTAGGCGACGGTATTCACCAGCGGCTCGACCAGTGCCAGCAGGCTGGCGATGCCAAGGCTTCCGGTCAGCAACCAGGCGACCGAGAACGCCACGCTGAAGTGGCAGATGGCGAAAGTGACGGTCTTGAGCATGATGGCCTCCCGGCTGGCTGGTGATGCGGTACAGGGTGATGATAGCCAGTTGCATTCGATAGTTAAAATTGAATGTTTTTAGTACATCAATAGCGACAATTCAGATCGAGATGCTGAGACTGCAAGGCAGCAAACAGCGCAGCCCATGTGGTCGTCCCCCCGACCGGACACGGGCGCGGGCGCGGGCAACAGGATGCGGCTCAGGCCGCGCGCGACAGAAAAAAACGTGGCCGCCAGGCAAGGCCGGCGGCCACATGGTGACAAGCTGCGTCCGCCGCGCAAATTGCGGAGGCGCCGGCGCTCAGCCGGCGGCCAGGGTTGGCCGCAAGCCTGGCTTACATCTTCACGCCCAGTTCGCGCAGGCGCTCGTCGAGGTAGGCGCCGGCGCTGTAGCGCGCCGACAGCACCACCTCGTCGCGCGGGTGCAGGAACAGCGGCAGCGACACCCGGCTCTTGCTCGCGCCGGCACCAGTCGGATTCACCACCCGGTGCTGGGTGGACGGATAGTAGCCCTGCGACGCTTCCTGCAGCATGTCGCCGATGTTGATGATCAGCATGCCGAAGTCGCACGGCACGTCGATCCAGTTGCCGTCCATGTCCTGCACCTGCAGCCCCGGCTCGTTGGCGGCCGGCAGGATGGTGAGCAGGTTGATGTCGCCGTGCGCGGCGGCGCGCAGCGAGCCTTCCGGCTCCTGGCCGGTCAGCGGTGGGTAGCGCAGCACGCGCAGCAGCGTCTTGTTGCTGCCCTGGATCATGCCGGACAGCGGCTCGCTGTAGCCGGCGGCAATGTCGGCCGGCGTGTACTGCTCCACCCAGCCCAGCAGCTCGGCCGCCAGCGCGTTGGCGGTGTCGTAGTAGCGCATCGCGTCGGTTTTCAGCTGCGCCGGGATGCGGCCCCACGGGTAGACGTGGAAGTATTCCTTGATGTCCTTCTGCGTCGCGCCCTTGGCGGTTTCCGAGATCGCGGTAGAGAAGTAGCCGTCCTGTTTCTCGACCGAGAACGCGTAGTCGTGCTTCTGCTCGCTGTCGAAGAAGGCCAGCCAGTCGCGGTAGATGCTCTCGACCAGATCCTGCGGGATGGGGTGGTTGACTAGTACGCCGAAGCCGGTTTCGTGCAGGCTGCGGGTGAATTGTGCGGCCGCATCGGCGGCGCGGTAGTCTACAACGCGTACATTCATGGGAAGGGTTCCCTTGCAGAAAGTGACCGTCAGGCAATATCGGGACGGGACACGGCGGCCGATTCTACACAGCCGCGCCCGTGCACGAAAGCACCCTATTTAATTTACCAACGTCATTTACGTTGCCCGTCACGCCGCATTTTGCAGTATTAATGCCATAACAATAGCACCCGGCGGCGCGCGCTGCCGCGATCACCAGCCGCGCTTCGGGCCACGCGTCGGCGGGCGGCCACCGCATTGCGGCCAACCTTTGCCGCACGGGCGGTCATGACACGCCGCCACAAAAAAAAAACGGCAAGCCGTCTGGCTTGCCGTACGGTGCGGACGCGCGCGGCGGCTACACGCGCTGGTCCATGTCCAGTGCCGGGGTGCCCGGACCCAGCTGCGCCACCACCTTGGCCGGTACGCCGGCCACCGTGGTGTGCGGCGGCACATCGTCCAGCACCACGCTGCCGGCACCGACCTTGGCGCACTCGCCGACGCGCAGGTTGCCGAGGATGGCGGCACCGGCGCCGATCATCACGCCGTCGCCGATTTTCGGGTGACGGTCGCCGCGTTCCTTGCCGGAACCGCCCAGCGTCACGCCGTGCAGGATGGACACGTTATTGCCGATCACCGCGGTTTCACCGACCACCACGCCGGTACCGTGATCCAGCATCACGCCCTCGCCGATGCGCGCCGCCGGGTGAATGTCGGCACTCATGACCTCGGAGATGCGGTTTTGCAGGAAATACGCCAGGGTCTTTCTGTCCTGCTGCCACAGCCAGTGGGTGATGCGCTGGCTCTGCAGCGCATGGAAGCCCTTGAAGTACAACAGCGGCGTGGAGTAGCGGTCGCAGGCCGGATCGCGGTCGTAGCAGGCGCTGATGTCGGCGCGCATCGCGCGGCTGATCTGCGGATCGGCGGCCAGCGCCTCGCGGAACAGTTCCAGCAGCGCGCGGGCGTCCATTACCGGGCTGGCCAGCTTGCTGGACAGGTGGAAGGCCAGCACGTCTTCCAGCGTGCTGTGCCGCAATACCGTCATGTGCAGGAAGCTGGCCAGCAGCGGTTCGTCACGCACCGCCTGTTCGGTTTCCTGCAGGATGGCGAGCCACAAGGGATCGCGGTTTGCTTCACTCATTTCTACTGCCTTTCTGTTGCTGCCACCCTGCCAACGTGGCGGCAGCCCTGCGCTTTACAACAGCACGACGTCAAACTGTTCCTGGCTGTAGGTGGCTTCCACCGACAGCGAGATCGGCTTGCCGATGAAGTCGATCAGCATCGCCAGGCTCTGCGATTCCTCGTCCAGCAGCATGTCGATCACGCTCTGCGACGCCAGGATGCGGAAACCCTTGGCCTCGAAGCGGCGCGTCTCGCGCACGATCTCGCGCTGGATCTCGTAACACACCGTCTGCGCGGTCTTGATCTCGCCGCGGCCCTGACACACCGGACACGACTCGCACAGCACGTGCGCCAGGCTCTCGCGGGTGCGCTTGCGCGTCACCTCCACCAGCCCCAGGCTGGTGAAGCCGTTCAGCGTCACGCGGGTGCGGTCGCGCGCCAGCGCCTTGGCCAGCTCGGCCAGCACCGCCTCGCGGTGTTCGGCATTATCCATGTCGATGAAGTCGACGATGATGATGCCGCCCAGGTTGCGCAGCCGCAGCTGGCGCGCCAGTGCCAGCGTCGCTTCCAGGTTGGTCTTGTAGATGGTCTCGTCGAAGTTGCGGTTGCCGACAAAGCCGCCGGTGTTGACGTCGATGGTGGTCATCGCCTCGGTCTGGTCGATGATCAGGTAGCCGCCGAACTTCAGGTTGACGCGGCGCGACAGCGCCTTCTCGATCTCGGTCTCGATGCCGTGCAGCTCGAACAGCGGCCGCTCGCCGCTGTAGCGCTCGATCTTGTCCACCGCCGACTGCACGTAGTTCTCCGCGAACTCGACCATCTTGCCGTAGTTCTCTGTGGAGTCGACGATCACCTTTTCGGTGTGGTCGCTGACCATGTCGCGCAGCACGCGCACCGCCAGCGGCAGATCATCGTACAGCAGGCTCTTGGCCGGCAGGTGCTGCGACTTGTGGCGGATGTCGGACCACAGCTTGGACAGGTACTCGACGTCGGCACGCAGCTCTTCGTCGGTGGCGGTCTCGGCACTGGTGCGGATGATGTAGCCGCGCGGGCTGCCGTCCGGCAGCAGCTTTTCCAGCCGCGCCTTCAGCGACAGGCGGTCGGCCTCGACCTCGATCTTCTGCGAGATGCCGATGTGTTCTTCCTGCGGCAGGTGCACCAGGAAACGGCCGGCGAGGCTGATCTGCGTCGACAGCCGCGCGCCCTTGGTGCCGATCGGATCCTTGATCACCTGCACCAGCACGGTCTGGCCCTCGAACAGCATCTTCTCGATGCGCTGCGGCTCGCTCGGGTGCTGGCGCTGTTCC encodes:
- a CDS encoding isopenicillin N synthase family dioxygenase; this encodes MNVRVVDYRAADAAAQFTRSLHETGFGVLVNHPIPQDLVESIYRDWLAFFDSEQKHDYAFSVEKQDGYFSTAISETAKGATQKDIKEYFHVYPWGRIPAQLKTDAMRYYDTANALAAELLGWVEQYTPADIAAGYSEPLSGMIQGSNKTLLRVLRYPPLTGQEPEGSLRAAAHGDINLLTILPAANEPGLQVQDMDGNWIDVPCDFGMLIINIGDMLQEASQGYYPSTQHRVVNPTGAGASKSRVSLPLFLHPRDEVVLSARYSAGAYLDERLRELGVKM
- a CDS encoding tetratricopeptide repeat protein, producing the protein MSEQPIHSSTFNAITSVQKSRHHKEYNNPYAKKQFLIVDSVPEMQRALAMTLASFGAEKVEYAGKAGDALVKLMRYDFDVVLCDFDLGSGNDGLYLLEEAKERNLLKQSCVFMIVSGERRAAKVISAAELVPDDYLLKPFTGEVLAERLERAMRRRDAFRFVDEALMNHEYLAAIDACNKKIGERSEFTLDFMKLKGSLSLKIGDYDSARALYEQVLKIRELPWAQLGMAKSLASLKQVEPALAMFHHIVMENEHVMEAYDWLARLYQGNHELAQAQQVLKRATELSPATVRRHKALAEVALENGDLAQAKDAYGTTLELSKASWHRNPVLYATLARTQLACGEKGEAMKTLASLRRDYKYKPEGEWMADVLDSQIQQHSGNKQQAEKLLQSAAERLPQLDKLSAEEKMEFARTCYAQGQKAMGDGVASQLIRNNHDNELLLQRLSTMFDQLGMADAGADLIMHNVQGMVDLNNKAVREAQAGEHDKAIAMFQQALQEMPDSIQLMLNLVNAVIAQVHLKGWHESHVRQAYDYLQKVRQVAPTNNKLQKLMQAWRLLIEQHDKREFLL
- a CDS encoding DUF2061 domain-containing protein, producing the protein MLKTVTFAICHFSVAFSVAWLLTGSLGIASLLALVEPLVNTVAYYFHEKAWDGIRARRQRAPHHASAGRHGFSHAH
- the rng gene encoding ribonuclease G translates to MLQQPIPLPRDLPRPKEQILVNITPQETRVAVLEDAVVQELHIERAASRGIVGNIYLGQVKRVLPGMQSAFIEIGFERAAFLHIADVLEQRQHPSEPQRIEKMLFEGQTVLVQVIKDPIGTKGARLSTQISLAGRFLVHLPQEEHIGISQKIEVEADRLSLKARLEKLLPDGSPRGYIIRTSAETATDEELRADVEYLSKLWSDIRHKSQHLPAKSLLYDDLPLAVRVLRDMVSDHTEKVIVDSTENYGKMVEFAENYVQSAVDKIERYSGERPLFELHGIETEIEKALSRRVNLKFGGYLIIDQTEAMTTIDVNTGGFVGNRNFDETIYKTNLEATLALARQLRLRNLGGIIIVDFIDMDNAEHREAVLAELAKALARDRTRVTLNGFTSLGLVEVTRKRTRESLAHVLCESCPVCQGRGEIKTAQTVCYEIQREIVRETRRFEAKGFRILASQSVIDMLLDEESQSLAMLIDFIGKPISLSVEATYSQEQFDVVLL
- the cysE gene encoding serine O-acetyltransferase, whose translation is MSEANRDPLWLAILQETEQAVRDEPLLASFLHMTVLRHSTLEDVLAFHLSSKLASPVMDARALLELFREALAADPQISRAMRADISACYDRDPACDRYSTPLLYFKGFHALQSQRITHWLWQQDRKTLAYFLQNRISEVMSADIHPAARIGEGVMLDHGTGVVVGETAVIGNNVSILHGVTLGGSGKERGDRHPKIGDGVMIGAGAAILGNLRVGECAKVGAGSVVLDDVPPHTTVAGVPAKVVAQLGPGTPALDMDQRV
- a CDS encoding UvrD-helicase domain-containing protein; its protein translation is MNNDLLAGLNPEQLSAVTWPAKSALVLAGAGSGKTRVLTTRIAWLLQTGQTSPAGVLAVTFTNKAAREMQTRLAAMIPVNVKTMWIGTFHGLCNRFLRVHYRDAGLPQTFQILDSGDQSSAIKRLLKSLDISDEKFPPKQVQQFINGQKESGVRAGELSAHDPYTRKLIELYAAYDAQCQREGVVDFAELLLRSYEVLSRNAALSEHYRNRFRFVLVDEFQDTNRLQYAWLKLLAGPDNALFAVGDDDQSIYAFRGAEVGNMRALLSDYGVSGPIRLEQNYRSAGTILDAANALIERNDGRLGKSLWTDAGPGDKIRLYEAYSDGEEAQFIVDEVKALARDGWNLADMAVLYRSNAQSRILEHVLVQSGVAYRIYGGLRFFERQEIKHALAYLRLVANPEDDNALLRVINVPARGIGARSVENLQTASREQGVSLWQALCGAGGGRTAGKLAEFVRLIDSLRQRCEGLTLAETISLIIDDSGLRAMYEADRKDGEERLANLDELVNAALGFLAQEPAMAVIEFLTQASLEAGDHQADAGADALQLMTVHAAKGLEFDAVFVGGLEEGLFPHENSMNDGKGLEEERRLMYVAMTRARKRLYLSSAQSRMLHGQSRYPIRSRFVDELPAELLQVLSATVKTAAPVRDSYAQGRIAAAPLAANLGGWKMGQGLRHTKFGDGVVINAEGAGDDVRLQINFAEHGIKWLDLRYAKDKLSAQ